The stretch of DNA TTGTAAAAACAGCCTGAATCATACCATTTGCATCAGTTGTTGAATTGATTATATCCGTGGCGTTAATACCTGCAACCGTGAGGTTTCCAAGGGCTGGGATGGTGTTGTTAAGTGTTACATTTATGCCCGGAATGGAGTGCCCCCATTCATCAAGTGATGTAAGAATAATAGAAGCGTTATGGTTGCCTTTAATATTCTGGGAGAGCAAGGTATCCGGGGAAGAATAAATAACAATTCTATTAAGGTCTCCTTCAACAAAACTCAAGTTGATACTACCGGTTATATTGGTGGGGCCGGTCTCATCCTCATAACGGGCTGTGACAGTTACAATTTCTACATAGGGTGTTGGTCCTATAAGAGTTACAGCAGCCCCATTATTATTCAAGGGTATTATAACGGAACCTAATGAAGTGGTGAAAAGTACCTGTTTTGTAATTGGAACGCTCCTTGGAAATACGGGATTGAGGAACTCATCAACGACCTGTGCTGTGAGCCTGTATGCATCTTTGTTATTGGCATGAACCGCATCAGGAGTATGGCTAAGAAGAATTTCTGTAGCATCATCTGCAATTCCTTCGATGGTAATAAATGTATTAATGTTCCCGACTGTTATATTTATGAGGTTTTCGCCCGCACGCTTATCTGCTCTAAAAACGGTCGAAGTAAACCCATTTAGATTGGTGATATTGATTTCGGGAGTGAGATTTAGTGAATTATATTCAATTGGGCTATTATATTTTGTAGCAGGGGGTGGCGTAGCATTGAAGATCACAGCAGCATCTCCTATGGGGTTGTCATACATATCCCATGCACCCACAGTTATTATTGAAGATGTATTCACCGTGCATTCCTTATAATAATCCACTGATATGTAGGAAAGCGCAGCCGGCGTGAATGTTATATTGAAAGTGTTTGTTGTGTTCCCCACCTTTGCTGTAATGGTAATATTCCCAGCTACCGTGGAATTGATGTTCAGAAGTATGCTTGAGGAGTTAGATGTGGAATTTACAAGGGTCACACTGCTCCGGTCAGCAACAAGGTGCGTCAGTGCAAAGGATGCCCTTGTAATGTTCACCTGGTTTATTGTTTCTCCAAGAATGTCAAATATCTGAATATTAAGTGTCATATTCGCAGTAGAATTTGTGTTATTGTATTGGTCGTATGCAGATAGATTCACTACTGTGGCATTGCCTACTACAAGCGGGTTTTGAGTGACATTAACAGCTATGAAAGCGGGCTCTCCTGGAAAGAAAGTCACATTTGTGGTATTATACACAGCTCCAACACTTGCGTTTATAGTAGCTACACCGGAAATAGTTGAATTAATCCTTGTCGTGGCCATACCTGACGAATCGGTATATGCCGATGTCGTGCCTAGACTGCCGAGAGTTGTGGTGAAGTTGATAAGGGTGTTGTCCTGGGGAGTGGAGTTATCCAGGACTTGTACAGATATGTTCACACTCTCATCCACTGTTGTCTGGGAAGGGTAAGATGAGATTTCCACATCTACGCCTGCAGCCAATCCAGTGAGCATTATTGTTAAAGTGAGCGTGAAAAAGAGATTTTTAATAGTATGCATGGACAATACCCTCTATCTGGGATTTATTTTAACACATAGTCTCCTTCTTTTACTGTTACCTTGTGCTCATAAATACTTTTGCATGCTCATAATAAGCATTATCATAAATAATCATATTGATAATATCAAACCAAACCTAGGTTTATTTTAATCAGGTAATATCTACGTCTACCAAGTGCCGTCCTACGACTAGCATGGTGTTGTTTCGGCTTGCTATAAGGCTAGAGTCTGTGGAATTTGTTGTGGTAAAACCTATGTTTTCAAGATAGCTTCTCCATTCTGATGCATAAGTACTGTTGATTTTAAGCGTTACATTCACCAAGCTTGAGGTTTTATTAATAATGCTTTCGTTGTATCTCAAGTTGAGGGTGACAATACCATTGCCGCTTACTACTGAATCTCCTTGTATCAAAACAACGCCTATGGTGGTTATATTGGTTCCGTTCATCGAGCTCGTATAAATGCGTGGACTTGAAACAATTACACTTCCATCAGGGTATCGTTTCCATACGCCTCCATTTTCATAGGTTAGAAACTTATCATTTCTCTGGTACTCTATCTCTCCGCTAACCAGGTGTAGAGTTTCATCAGCATACTCTATAGTGATGTTTGAATTCTCTGTTGCCAAGAGGGCTGCTCCTTGGAGTTGAATTTGCAGGTTTTTCACTGGTATATGATCAAACGCCACCATTTTAATGTCACTTTGGAGGAGTATGAAGCTCTGCTCTGTACTTTCGAATATACTCGAATCCATACTTGATTGAAGCATAGGGTAGCCTGCTACATATATCAGGCTCATGGAAAGTATCACTATTGCAAATATGTAGACGAATCCTATGGTTTCAACCACGGCGGCTTCCTTTTTGTCATCTTCTTGAATCATAGCTTATCCAGTGAGTTGAATTGCTGCTATATGCAGTGCCGTTTATAAGCATTGAACTTGCAATACCGTTTATTGTAACACTAACACTTTTCTCTGTTGTTGTAGAGTTGACATCAATAATCTCGTCTGTTCCCGCCAAATCGGCGTTAATTATGTATGTTTCTCTTCCGATCTCTGACGGGATTTTATATTCTGTTTCAATATATCCGTTCTCTGGAGCTATCAGATACATGTCCGTAATTGTGGAACTTATCAGATTGCCTATGCCCCTGTATTGTTCTTTCACCACAATGTTGCTTGGACCTTTTATCAATATATCATTCGCATTTAGAAGAACTATTACGCTAAAAACCATGAATATTCCAGAAAACAGGATGTATGCCAAAGTCATAGAAACAGCATCTTCGCCTTTGGTAAATGATTTCATTGTTTCATCTCTATTATTTCAGGCTCTGAAGCGTAACGTGTAATACCGTCATTGTAGCTTATGTTCAACCATATTAGGTCGATATTGTGGTTGGAATTGAATACGGCTTTTGATAAGGTGATGTCTACTGTTTCACCGTGGATGGCGTAAATCATGCTCACTTGTGCATTGTAACTGCTGAGAAGCACAGTGAAGTTGGAGAGTACAGTCTCATTGCCTGTATGGTTAAGCTCCCATGCAAGTTGTGCAAGACTTTTCGCACTTTCTTGTGTTTGCGCTGTGATCTCTCTTATCGTTTCTTTGGGGAATTCAAGGGCCGCGTAGGATGAGTAGTAGTCTGTTACCGCAGCCTGGTTGATAAGCACTGCAACCAGAACCAGCGATAGGGATGTTGCGAGACCCGAAAGCGCTATCCATTGACCATCAGTATCATCAATTACACTCGCCATGCTATAAGTCTCACCTCTACCACTTTTAGATCATCTGATGATACGTTCCATGCACCGCCAGCCTGTATCACCGTAGAGTTGTATAGCGTTACAAGGCGGGTGGTAACCACGGAATTCTCAACAGGTGCACCGTGTATTATAGCATGCTTTACTGCAAGGGTACCGTTTTCGGCGTATGCAAAATCAATATTGTAAATAACACCATTTAGCTGTTTGTCTATCTCAGTGTCGAGTGCCAGGAGGCTGTTGCTTTGCGGCGTTGCTTCTGTCATATTCCACCCTGCCACGAGTTCTGTCAAGTTGAACTGGAGGGCTGTTCCTGGCGCCATGTCAAGCATCGCCAGGGTATCCGCTGCAATCTGTTTAAGCTGTACATCCATGGCAAGCCCGCTTTGAGGAGTGACGATAACTGAACTTTTAGCTATAAGCGCTACTGTTAAAACCATCAGAGATGCGGCAAAAAATCCTTCAATAGTGTGAATCTGAGCTTCCTCGTTCATTTCCACACCTCCAGCACGAGAGACGCCGGCTCATATAGCGGTTCGACTTTGGCTGTATATTCGATATATGGAGGCCCTGTTCGAATGAAGCTCATTTGAGCGAAGTTGAGCTCTAACTGATAAGTAGTATTGAATGGAAACAAGGTGTGGTTGAAGATTAAGCGTAACGTATCTGTATGGTTCAATGGATCTGAGTAGGTAAAAAAATCACTGATATTTGTTCTCTTGTACGCGATGTAATCAGAGGTTATGTTGAGGTCGCTGCCATTCAATTTTGCCCTTTTGAAACTGGCAGTAATAGGATCTGCTATATTAAAATCTATTATCTGTATTATCACATCCTCACTCTGGGGTCCACTGATGTTAATAAGTGCGTTGTCATCCGCTATCGGTGGTTCATTAGTTAATTCATCAAATCTGATGCTTGCTATATTGCCTGTTTCCACCAGTACCTGTCTTGTTATTTTGATTATGTCCTGTGATACGGGGGGTTCCTCTCCAAAAGATATAACGGAACCGTTCATGACCATAATATTGCCACTTTGTTGAAGGGTTATGTTGTAGCCGTAATCCACTTGAGAGCCGCTTATTTTGTCGTATAAGCCAAGTTTTCTTGTGAGAACGATTTCATTCAATCTTAAAGCATGCTGTATTTTTGTCTTATTCAGCATTCTTGGTGTCTCTGTCTGCCTTGTGCCGGGTGTTATATCCGCAGCCAGGCCTATTCTGCTTATATTTTCCGTGTGCATCTCCCAGTCCGTACCGTTTAGAGTACTATTTTCCCACCACCCAGGGTCTTCTGAGAGTATGTTGGCTGTTCGATAGGCAACTGAGTTTAGACTTCCTTCTTCTGACACTGATATAAAAAGACTCGGAATGAACTGTATTACGAACGCAAATGTGAGAAGAAATAGACTAATCCCCATTAGAAAGTCAACACTAATTTGCCCTTCATCAGTCAAAATCATGATTATTATTATGATAATAAGATTCTGTTATATATAAAACTATTCATCGTTTTTGCATTACAATTTTTTAAAAAAGTTCATCCAGTAGTTCATTTTATCATAGATGTTCATACTAAATGGGGGAAAATACCCTTTTTCATTATTACGCGCCCACAGGCCCATTGACGTTTTGTACGCCTGATTGTGTGAAACCCCAAAGCATCTCTCATAATAAAGAGCTTTTCAGAGCACGTCAAGAATTTGCCCCACTTCGTATCCTTGCTTATTATGTTATATACGAAAACCTCTTTAGCATTGTTGTGGGTAATTAGAAATCAGCTTTTCTTTCATCTCTCGAAAAGCATTGATTACGTACTGATTCCTATCTTAAGAAAAAATGATTCAATATAGGTGTGGATAAATGGGTAGGTTTGGTGGTGATATCTGGATGTGATACATAAATTAACGTCTCGTTCACTTATTTCTCGCATTTGACTATCTTGATCGCTTAAATGAGTTTCATTCAGATTTTAATAATCTTGATGCACAAACGTCAATTTAATGTTGATAACTTTTGTGACAACTTGAACTATCCTTTTGTGTACCCGATAGATGATTTAAGAATAATAATTTCTGGAGGCAAAGCAATATGATGGAAAAAATCAAGGATGGAAATATTAGAGCCTGGAACAGCGGAAGATTTAACAGGCTAAGTAAAAATGAAAGTGCAACGTCGACTCTTATGAGAATCATTATTGTGGCAGTAATCGCAATACTGTCAACCGTGATTGCTACAGTTGCATTCGGATTTAGTATCACAGAATTAAAAGTACCTACTGCGAGTATAACCGTAGCAAACATTCCCGGTACCATAGGAATCGCTGACATGAAAATAGTACACAGAGGTGGAGATAGACTAGCAGGTGGGGACTGGAAGATATCCATTGTTCCTGTCGGACATCCACCCGCCTATATCGCTTCGAGTCCGGGCAGCGATTTTGTGGAAGGAAACCAGATAATAACCGCATATGTAACAGATTTTCCTGGAGCCACTTATAATGTGACCAATACTGGCGTTAATATCATTAGTGGCGATAGTCCTGCTGCGAGATTATCATTTGGCCAGGAATACGATGTCAAAATTATGGTCTACCCCTCCAAAACTATGGTACTTGACACAGTTCTACCCAAGTTTAAAAGATAGCTTTATAATTTAATCAAAAGATTTACTTCTAAAGCTTGGGATTTAGGTATTTCCTTCGGGAATTGTTGT from Candidatus Methanoperedens sp. encodes:
- a CDS encoding type IV pilin, with translation MMEKIKDGNIRAWNSGRFNRLSKNESATSTLMRIIIVAVIAILSTVIATVAFGFSITELKVPTASITVANIPGTIGIADMKIVHRGGDRLAGGDWKISIVPVGHPPAYIASSPGSDFVEGNQIITAYVTDFPGATYNVTNTGVNIISGDSPAARLSFGQEYDVKIMVYPSKTMVLDTVLPKFKR